One genomic window of Cyprinus carpio isolate SPL01 chromosome B8, ASM1834038v1, whole genome shotgun sequence includes the following:
- the LOC109095558 gene encoding procollagen galactosyltransferase 2-like gives MPAERFVAVAVICALMAQNCRGELVAHVQELNPVPESSLLKPKVMIAILARNSAHSLPYYLGCIDSLDYPKDRIAIWAATDHNVDNTTSMLREWLKNSQSRYHYVEWRPMEEPRSYTDEWGPKHWAPSRFNHVMKLRQAALKAARERWADYILFVDSDNLLTNPRVLDLMMAENFTLVAPMLDSRSLYSNFWCGITPQGYYKRTPDYQPIREWKRLGCFMVPMVHSTFLMDLRRSATLDMAFHPPHPDYSWAFDDIMVFAFSARQAGVQMYVCNREHYGFLPVPLKAQQSVEDEEESFTHTITEAMIDHNIKPSEFLFTPRKSQDKMGFDEIFLINLKRRLDRRERMLNTMAVLGLEATLVDAVDGKALNTSHLQALGIEMMPGYKDPYSDRVLTRGEIGCFLSHHFTWKQVVERRLQHVLVLEDDVRFEPQFKKRLQTIMEDVEKAQLNWDLIYVGRKRMQVAQPEVSVEGVNNLVEADYSYWTLGYALSQQGAKKLLAALPFGKMLPVDEFLPVMFNKHPNTAYMSHFDPRDLRAFSVEPLLLYPTHYTGEPGYFSDTETSTIWDDEATSTDWDRQYAKKTAQQEQIRSVAQNSVTGDTPPPASRASRDEL, from the exons ATGCCGGCTGAACGATTCGTGGCAGTGGCTGTGATTTGCGCTCTGATGGCGCAAAACTGCCGTGGGGAGCTTGTGGCTCATGTGCAGGAGCTGAATCCCGTCCCTGAATCCTCTCTGCTCAAGCCCAAAGTCATGATCGCTATTCTGGCTCGGAACTCTGCGCACAGCCTGCCGTACTACCTGGGCTGCATCGACAGCCTGGACTACCCGAAGGACCGGATTGCGATATG GGCTGCAACGGACCATAATGTGGACAACACCACATCCATGCTGAGAGAATGGCTGAAGAACAGTCAAAGCAGATACCATTACGTGGAGTGGAGACCCATGGAAGAGCCACGG TCATACACAGATGAGTGGGGGCCGAAACACTGGGCTCCATCTCGTTTTAATCATGTAATGAAGCTCAGACAGGCGGCACTGAAGGCTGCACGAGAGCGCTGGGCTGATTATATACTG ttTGTCGACAGTGATAACCTCTTGACCAACCCACGGGTGCTGGATCTCATGATGGCAGAGAATTTCACACTGGTGGCACCCATGTTGGATTCCAGATCCCTCTACTCAAACTTCTGGTGTGGCATCACGCCTCAG GGTTATTACAAGCGCACGCCAGACTACCAGCCTATCCGTGAGTGGAAGCGTTTGGGCTGTTTCATGGTTCCCATGGTGCACTCCACCTTCCTGATGGATCTGAGACGTAGCGCCACACTCGACATGGCTTTCCACCCACCTCACCCCGACTACAGCTGGGCGTTTGATGACATCATGGTCTTTGCATTCTCCGCACGACAAGCTG gTGTACAGATGTATGTGTGTAACAGAGAACATTATGGTTTTCTGCCTGTACCTCTGAAGGCCCAGCAGAGTGTAGAAGACGAGGAGGAGAGTTTCACACACACCATCACTGAGGCCATGA TTGATCATAACATAAAACCCTCTGAGTTTCTCTTCACTCCACGCAAATCTCAGGACAAGATGGGCTTTGACGAG ATCTTTCTGATTAATCTGAAGCGGAGGTTGGACCGGAGAGAACGGATGTTGAACACAATGGCAGTGCTGGGTCTTGAGGCCACGCTGGTTGATGCTGTAGATGGCAA GGCTCTGAATACATCTCACCTTCAAGCTCTAGGTATAGAAATGATGCCAGGATATAAAGATCCATACTCTGATAGGGTGCTGACGCGTGGAGAGATCGGCTGTTTCCTCAGCCACCACTTCACCTGGAAGCAG gtGGTGGAGAGGCGTCTGCAGCATGTGCTGGTGTTGGAGGATGACGTAAGGTTTGAGCCTCAATTTAAAAAGAGGTTACAGACCATCATGGAGGATGTTGAAAAAGCTCAGCTAAACTGGGACCTCAT ATATGTGGGCCGTAAACGGATGCAAGTAGCTCAGCCggaggtgtccgtagagggtgtTAATAATCTGGTGGAGGCTGATTACTCATATTGGACTCTAGGTTATGCCCTTTCACAGCAGGGGGCCAAGAAACTCCTCGCTGCTCTGCCATTCGGCAAGATGCTCCCTGTGGATGAGTTCCTGCCAGTCATGTTCAACAAACACCCAAA TACGGCATACATGTCTCACTTTGACCCCAGAGATCTGCGTGCTTTCTCTGTTGAGCCGCTGCTGTTGTACCCAACACACTACACAGGTGAGCCAGGTTACTTCAGCGACACAGAGACCTCCACTATTTGGGATGACGAGGCCACCAGCACAGACTGGGACAGACAGTATGCTAAAAAAACTGCTCAGCAGGAACAAATTCGCTCTGTTGCTCAGAACAGCGTCACCGGGGACACACCACCGCCTGCGTCCCGAGCCTCGCGAGATGAACTCTGA
- the mpeg1.2 gene encoding macrophage expressed 1, tandem duplicate 2 — MESLYTVLVLLVVICNSNALIRPSNGLRECRMNSTLTALEVLPGGGWDNLRNIDVGRVMNFSYSQCQTTEDGIYLIPDEVFVIPRKTSGVETHSETIMSWLEQKSSTSGSINADISFPPVLNGKFSEENTRMKTHQVRTNSVTTRVQVRNHLYTVNAYPDFTLDSRFSQQIEEIADAVENNQTRLATYLSEKLILDYGTHVITSVDAGAILVQEDYIKRSYVSNSESDKSSVSASAGINFFNKVNFNFGSKESQETSETTTYQQNITYSLVQSHGGALFYQGITLQKWQESTQNNLVAIDRSGVPLHYFLNPSMFPDLPVPTLHKLALSVQQAAAHYYNINTIPGCVDPNSPNFNFQANVNDSSCKGPVTNLTFGGVYQLCTPSAQDGKVICDELAQKNPDTGGYTCRQPYSATLLHSEIVEQGYNQYECHRECHSCWLFFDCCDNVCGNAYYVRRAKIDTYWCSTSQTVPQYSGYLFGGLFGPSLQNPQTKSHDCPPNYFAQTFLTNGMRICLSNDYEAGTVSSVPFGGFFSCQSGNPLAEDQYRCPPQYSQHLAAISDGCQVLYCVQSGEFTGGQLKPIRLPPFTRPPLVNMMATNTVAVMTEGDRAWLRVGETKKWRLAKAGEVTQIVGTFQASSTRMSGGEKAGVACGVMTFIAVVVAGIVILVKRRRRFSHFSSSRGYEEIHYDGQSGVESQREQQNTNENPTQPLLA; from the exons ATGGAGTCATTATACACTGTCCTGGTGCTCCTTGTCGTTATCTGCAATTCTAATGCGCTCATTCGCCCCAGTAATGGCCTTCGTGAATGTCGCATGAACTCAACTTTAACAGCACTAGAGGTGCTCCCAGGTGGAGGCTGGGATAACCTGCGAAACATAGACGTGGGACGGGTGATGAACTTTAGCTATTCCCAATGTCAGACCACAGAGGATGGAATTTATCTCATCCCAGATGAAGTCTTTGTCATTCCACGGAAAACAAGCGGAGTGGAAACTCACTCTGAGACCATCATGTCATGGCTGGAACAGAAAAGCTCCACATCAGGATCCATCAATGCAGACATTTCTTTCCCTCCAGTGCTAAACGGAAAATTCTCTGAAGAAAATACACGCATGAAAACACACCAAGTGAGGACGAATTCCGTAACAACACGAGTTCAG GTGCGCAATCATCTGTACACCGTGAATGCATATCCTGACTTTACTCTGGACTCTCGCTTTTCTCAGCAGATTGAGGAAATTGCAGACGCTGTTGAGAACAATCAAACACGCCTAGCTACTTATCTATCAGAGAAACTCATACTTGATTATGGTACCCATGTCATCACAAGCGTCGATGCCGGGGCCATTTTGGTCCAAGAGGACTATATAAAAAGGTCTTATGTCTCTAACAGTGAGTCAGACAAGTCTTCTGTCTCTGCATCGGCAGGCATTAACTTTTTTAACAAGGTTAACTTTAACTTTGGTAGCAAGGAATCCCAGGAAACTTCAGAAACCACCACTTACCagcaaaacataacatattctttagTTCAGAGCCACGGTGGGGCTTTATTCTACCAAGGAATCACTCTGCAGAAGTGGCAAGAGAGCACGCAAAATAATCTAGTGGCTATTGACCGGTCTGGTGTGCCACTGCACTATTTCCTCAATCCATCTATGTTTCCTGATCTTCCAGTTCCAACTTTACATAAACTTGCCCTTTCAGTCCAACAGGCTGCAGCGCATTACTACAACATAAATACCATTCCAGGATGTGTAGATCCAAATTCCCCAAATTTTAACTTTCAGGCTAATGTTAATGACTCGTCCTGCAAGGGTCCAGTCACCAATTTGACCTTTGGTGGTGTTTACCAATTATGCACTCCTTCGGCGCAAGATGGAAAAGTCATCTGTGATGAGCTTGCGCAAAAAAATCCAGATACTGGTGGCTATACGTGCCGTCAACCATACAGTGCCACTTTGTTACACTCAGAGATAGTAGAGCAGGGTTACAATCAATATGAGTGCCACAGGGAATGTCATTCGTGCTGGTTATTTTTTGATTGTTGTGACAATGTATGTGGAAATGCTTATTATGTACGTCGTGCAAAAATTGACACTTACTGGTGCTCCACATCACAGACAGTCCCTCAGTACTCTGGATACCTTTTTGGAGGTCTATTCGGACCATCTTTACAAAACCCACAGACCAAATCTCATGACTGTCCTCCAaattactttgcacaaacattttTGACTAATGGTATGAGGATTTGTCTGAGCAATGATTACGAGGCAGGAACAGTATCTTCTGTTCCATTCGGGGGTTTCTTTAGCTGCCAGTCTGGCAACCCTCTTGCAGAGGACCAATACCGTTGTCCACCTCAGTACAGCCAACACCTTGCTGCCATTAGCGATGGCTGTCAGGTATTGTATTGTGTCCAATCAGGTGAGTTTACTGGTGGCCAGTTAAAACCTATCCGCCTCCCACCATTCACAAGACCACCTCTGGTCAACATGATGGCGACAAACACTGTAGCTGTGATGACAGAAGGTGATCGGGCCTGGCTGAGGGTTGGAGAAACCAAAAAATGGAGACTAGCAAAGGCTGGCGAAGTTACTCAAATAGTCGGAACGTTTCAGGCATCATCTACCCGGATGTCAGGAGGTGAAAAGGCTGGCGTGGCCTGCGGTGTAATGACTTTTATCGCAGTTGTTGTGGCAGGAATTGTCATTTTGGTGAAACGCAGAAGGAGATTTTCTCACTTCAGCTCAAGCAGGGGGTATGAAGAGATTCACTATGATGGCCAAAGTGGTGTAGAAAGTCAGAGAGAGCAACAGAATACAAACGAAAATCCCACTCAACCTCTGTTGGCTTAG